In Deinococcus aerius, the following proteins share a genomic window:
- a CDS encoding GNAT family N-acetyltransferase: MAAEGMPLQWGRVTLKPVPEFTPEEWRTLYRFFRDRELADWNDAKPIRLPEWLFRRVMLEEEGSGERAGFGVLNERGELIGSTELYDLRPPPPLRPTLGTLGVMIGVRSLWGQGYGREAVMALLAWAFTGREAPLSRVRLTTFGHNRRAQRAFLACGFREVGRSEGPGRTDVHMEITRGEWESARAGA; encoded by the coding sequence ATGGCGGCGGAAGGCATGCCTCTCCAGTGGGGCCGCGTCACCCTCAAACCCGTCCCGGAGTTCACGCCGGAGGAGTGGCGCACCCTCTACCGCTTCTTCCGCGACCGCGAGCTGGCCGACTGGAACGACGCCAAGCCCATCCGGCTCCCCGAGTGGCTCTTTCGCCGGGTGATGCTGGAGGAGGAGGGTTCGGGCGAGCGCGCGGGCTTCGGGGTGCTGAACGAGCGCGGCGAGCTGATCGGCAGCACCGAGCTGTACGACCTGCGCCCGCCCCCGCCGCTGAGGCCCACCCTGGGCACCCTGGGCGTGATGATCGGCGTGCGCTCGCTGTGGGGCCAGGGCTACGGCCGCGAGGCGGTGATGGCACTGCTCGCCTGGGCCTTCACCGGGCGCGAGGCGCCGCTCTCACGGGTGCGCCTGACCACCTTCGGGCACAACCGCCGCGCCCAGCGGGCCTTTCTGGCGTGCGGTTTCCGCGAGGTGGGGCGCTCCGAGGGGCCGGGCCGCACCGACGTTCACATGGAGATCACGAGGGGAGAGTGGGAGAGTGCGCGTGCTGGTGCCTGA
- a CDS encoding 3'(2'),5'-bisphosphate nucleotidase CysQ family protein, whose protein sequence is MTLETERNAATRLALEAGELLRTHLERGLTVEHKTSADDPVTAADREASELILAGLRAAFPGDGFLSEEAADTSARLGQERVWIVDPIDGTKEFTSGSPDYTVSIGLAVDGAPLLGVVYAPATDELFVGAVGEGVTKNGIPAGFSDRTEYVVSVSDTEFKRELHQHDLPGMVPSGSIALKLARIAAGEADVTFTMSPRSEWDIAAGHALVRAAGGDVRRRDGQPIRYNVARPHIEQGVIGGRLEAMEWLEGELRARNLPTAHLGLTSADPAWAVLSPEEQVTLDRHPGVFVRHAGGRALALLVVGPGGNVERAEGDAFHLERLTRDVTRALGPLDRQPMRAGGLD, encoded by the coding sequence ATGACGCTGGAGACCGAACGGAACGCGGCCACCCGGCTCGCGCTGGAGGCGGGCGAGTTGCTCAGAACGCACCTGGAACGTGGGCTGACCGTCGAACACAAGACCTCGGCAGATGATCCCGTCACCGCCGCCGACCGCGAGGCTTCGGAGTTGATCCTGGCCGGGCTGAGGGCCGCCTTTCCGGGGGATGGATTTTTGAGCGAGGAGGCCGCCGACACCTCCGCGCGGCTGGGCCAGGAGCGCGTGTGGATCGTGGACCCCATCGACGGGACCAAGGAGTTCACCTCGGGCAGCCCCGACTACACCGTGTCTATCGGCCTGGCGGTGGATGGAGCGCCGTTGCTCGGCGTCGTCTATGCTCCCGCAACGGACGAGCTGTTCGTGGGCGCAGTCGGCGAGGGGGTCACGAAGAACGGCATACCTGCGGGCTTCAGCGACCGGACGGAATACGTGGTCAGCGTGTCGGACACGGAGTTCAAGCGGGAACTGCACCAGCACGACCTCCCCGGCATGGTGCCCAGCGGCTCCATCGCCCTCAAGCTCGCGCGGATCGCGGCGGGCGAGGCCGACGTGACCTTCACCATGAGCCCGCGCTCGGAGTGGGACATCGCGGCGGGGCACGCGCTCGTGCGGGCGGCGGGGGGCGACGTGCGGCGGCGGGACGGGCAGCCCATCCGCTACAATGTCGCGCGGCCCCACATCGAGCAGGGCGTCATCGGGGGTCGGCTGGAGGCGATGGAATGGCTGGAGGGCGAGCTGCGGGCGCGGAACCTCCCCACGGCGCACCTGGGCCTAACGAGTGCCGATCCCGCCTGGGCCGTCCTCTCCCCCGAAGAACAGGTCACTCTCGACCGTCACCCCGGCGTCTTTGTGCGCCACGCCGGGGGCCGGGCGCTCGCGTTGCTGGTGGTCGGGCCGGGCGGCAACGTGGAGCGGGCGGAAGGGGACGCCTTTCACCTCGAACGCCTGACGCGCGACGTGACGCGGGCGCTGGGTCCGTTGGACCGCCAGCCCATGCGGGCCGGGGGGCTAGACTGA